From Methanomicrobia archaeon, a single genomic window includes:
- a CDS encoding ornithine cyclodeaminase family protein (catalyzes the interconversion of alanine and pyruvate): protein MKRLEELDAFLITNDELRATIEAIGWRDFIAEIQKGFEQTALGYSVTPPKVYVNTDVSDMRCMPSYLPKYNPRYCGVKIVCVAPENAKIGVPTVLGEYLLRDAETQHLLAVLQAEEMTAFRTGAATGVATDALARRDCETLGLVGAGKQSYYQAKAILTVRPSIEQIKLVDLVPERAQAFKARHQQEFGVEIAVVDLEAAVDTDILTTVTPATEPFVFTEQLHPGMHLNGVGADAKSKIEFAPEVLRQARIVVDDLAQCIHSGEVYQGLEQGIITEQDLIPLGDVLLQRQAGRTSAEDVTFFKSTGVAFQDLITAILVFERLMA, encoded by the coding sequence CAGAAGGGCTTTGAGCAGACCGCGCTGGGCTACAGCGTCACACCGCCGAAGGTCTATGTGAACACTGACGTCTCGGACATGCGGTGTATGCCCTCGTATTTGCCGAAGTACAACCCCCGGTACTGCGGCGTGAAGATCGTCTGCGTGGCGCCCGAGAATGCGAAGATCGGTGTCCCGACGGTCCTGGGCGAATATCTGCTCCGTGACGCGGAGACGCAGCACTTGCTCGCGGTCTTGCAGGCCGAGGAGATGACCGCGTTTCGCACCGGCGCGGCCACGGGCGTGGCGACGGACGCGCTGGCGCGCAGGGACTGCGAGACGCTCGGCCTCGTAGGCGCGGGCAAGCAATCGTATTATCAGGCAAAGGCGATACTTACGGTGCGACCGTCGATTGAGCAGATCAAGCTGGTGGATCTTGTCCCCGAACGAGCACAGGCGTTCAAAGCGCGTCACCAGCAGGAATTCGGGGTTGAGATCGCCGTCGTTGATCTGGAAGCGGCGGTGGATACGGATATCCTGACGACCGTGACGCCGGCGACCGAGCCGTTCGTCTTCACCGAGCAGCTACACCCCGGCATGCACCTCAACGGGGTCGGTGCAGACGCGAAGAGCAAGATCGAGTTCGCTCCGGAGGTATTGAGGCAAGCGCGGATCGTTGTGGACGACTTAGCACAGTGCATCCATTCGGGCGAGGTTTATCAGGGGTTGGAGCAGGGGATCATCACCGAGCAGGATCTGATACCACTGGGCGACGTTCTACTCCAGAGACAGGCGGGACGAACGAGTGCAGAGGATGTTACCTTCTTCAAATCGACCGGCGTGGCGTTCCAGGATCTGATCACGGCGATCCTGGTCTTTGAGCGGCTGATGGCGTGA